From a single Brassica napus cultivar Da-Ae chromosome C9, Da-Ae, whole genome shotgun sequence genomic region:
- the LOC106411146 gene encoding leucine-rich repeat receptor-like serine/threonine-protein kinase SKM1, producing the protein MTLSISFLLPLLFSLSIISTDALTSASDVSALKAFKASVKPNSIPPWSCLASWDFTASDPCATPRRTHFTCGITCSSDSTRVTQLTLDPVGYTGRLTPLISGLTQLLTLDLADNNFYGSIPSSISSLVSLQTLTLRSNSFSGSLPESVTRLSSAESIDISRNSLTGSLPKSLSSLSNLRQLDLSYNKLTGSIPKLPQSLIDLALKANSLSGPISKESFTESTQLEVVELAENSFTGTLGAWFFNLQSIQQVDLANNSITGIEVLPPKKLAGESDLVAVELGFNRIAGTAPASLAAYPRLSSLSLRYNMLHGAIPAEYERSKTLRRLFLDGNYLTGKAPARFVKPETEVMGSLGNNCLQGCPGKAKMCAPSQKPFSICKQAYGGKPKS; encoded by the coding sequence ATGACTTTGTCCATTTCCTTCCTTCTTCCTCTCCTCTTCTCCCTTTCCATCATCTCCACCGATGCACTGACATCAGCATCCGACGTGTCAGCTTTAAAAGCCTTCAAAGCCTCCGTGAAACCCAACTCAATCCCTCCATGGTCCTGTCTCGCAAGCTGGGACTTTACTGCCTCCGACCCATGCGCCACACCACGTCGAACTCATTTCACGTGCGGCATCACTTGCTCGTCCGACTCCACACGTGTGACCCAACTCACTCTCGACCCGGTCGGGTACACGGGTCGTCTCACGCCGCTCATCTCTGGTCTCACGCAGCTACTCACGCTCGATCTCGCCGACAACAACTTCTACGGCTCAATACCATCTTCCATCTCCTCCCTCGTCAGCCTCCAGACACTAACTCTCCGGTCAAACTCGTTCTCTGGGTCCTTGCCCGAATCGGTAACTCGGCTCAGCTCAGCCGAGTCGATCGACATCTCGCGTAACTCGCTAACCGGGTCGCTTCCGAAATCACTTAGCTCGCTCTCGAATCTGAGACAGCTCGATCTTAGCTACAACAAGCTCACCGGCTCGATCCCAAAGCTCCCGCAGAGCCTCATCGACCTTGCTCTAAAGGCGAACTCTTTATCGGGACCCATCTCAAAAGAGTCGTTCACCGAGTCGACTCAGCTTGAAGTAGTCGAACTCGCTGAGAACTCGTTCACCGGAACACTCGGAGCTTGGTTCTTCAATCTGCAATCTATCCAACAAGTCGATCTAGCGAACAACAGCATCACGGGCATCGAAGTCCTTCCTCCTAAGAAGCTCGCCGGAGAAAGCGACCTCGTGGCGGTGGAGCTCGGGTTTAACCGAATCGCCGGGACCGCTCCGGCGAGTCTCGCGGCGTACCCGAGACTTTCTTCGTTGTCTTTGAGGTACAACATGCTTCACGGAGCGATCCCGGCGGAATACGAACGGAGCAAGACGTTGAGACGGCTTTTCCTCGACGGGAATTACTTAACCGGGAAAGCGCCGGCGAGATTCGTTAAACCGGAGACGGAAGTGATGGGGAGTTTGGGGAATAATTGTCTGCAGGGATGTCCAGGGAAAGCGAAGATGTGTGCTCCATCGCAGAAACCATTTTCCATCTGCAAGCAGGCTTATGGTGGGAAACCAAAGTCATAG